One segment of Candidatus Poribacteria bacterium DNA contains the following:
- a CDS encoding DUF262 domain-containing protein produces the protein MKSGVLETSEKIIKSETKTVRELLTNRYTLDYYQREYDWQKEQIEELLNDLTNKFLENYKENHDYEAVDNYSHYFLGSIVISKKEETNKRYIVDGQQRLTTLTLLLINLCRMFDNAEDKSDITNLIFSEESGKVFFNLDVPERTRCMKALYEGKGFDDSKETQSIRNIVACSDYIKRNFPEELREQLLPYFVDWLLDQVYLVEIVAPAYDDAYTVFETMNDRGLPPSSIDLLKGYLLTKMTDVQRNSANETWRNRIQDLENLGKNEAENAIKAWLRSQHASRPIDFGYIGNKFHRWVRNQASELGLISSNNFADFIEIDFKFYSDWYCRLQEAAKSLTHGLECVYYNAQHKFTLQYPVLLAPLQIGEPEAESIRKIQIVARYLDILIHRYIWNFRPTEEKSMEKSMFSLMRDIRVKKVDELTELLYEKLKGDDVTFAHNSRYGLQRGKPPKVKLVLARITDYVETQSGQDSRYQEYVKNEYEIEHIWANHPEYHEEEFSHEVDFLEYRDRIGGLLLLPSKRNKNFSNRSYEDKLEDYLKENLLAQSLHERTYERKPGFQKFIQRSHLKFSPCSNFKKADLDGRQKLYQQLAKRIWNPERLRIPHGEEPEITVDFDSDLQQRTITPEQAWTSNRIREELVPQERREYYETQLKNKVLDIYARFAELLNLVEEKEWKLTPKFQQAYCALYVGSKRIFGVTFYGAPQFAVWIEKKEAERLSKHCEFQRYDDQHGKAVYPVHTLVDELLPIFESVCPQEVKLAPPEDLIAQAKQALLDKGMTQEEIDQFLPG, from the coding sequence ATGAAATCAGGTGTACTTGAAACCTCAGAAAAGATTATTAAGAGTGAAACCAAAACCGTCCGAGAACTGCTTACCAATAGATATACCCTTGATTACTACCAGCGTGAATACGATTGGCAAAAAGAACAAATAGAAGAACTCCTTAATGACCTGACTAACAAATTTTTGGAGAACTATAAGGAGAATCACGACTATGAAGCGGTAGACAACTACAGCCATTATTTTCTTGGGTCGATTGTCATCAGCAAAAAGGAGGAGACTAACAAACGGTACATTGTTGATGGACAACAGAGACTCACGACATTGACTCTACTTCTCATTAACCTATGCCGAATGTTTGATAATGCCGAGGATAAATCTGATATAACTAATCTTATCTTCTCAGAAGAATCTGGAAAGGTTTTCTTCAATCTGGATGTTCCAGAACGGACTCGCTGCATGAAAGCCCTTTATGAAGGTAAGGGTTTTGACGATAGTAAAGAGACGCAATCCATTCGCAACATCGTGGCATGTTCCGACTATATTAAGCGTAATTTTCCTGAAGAATTGCGAGAACAATTACTTCCATATTTCGTCGATTGGTTACTTGATCAGGTTTATTTAGTCGAAATTGTGGCCCCTGCCTATGACGATGCCTATACCGTATTTGAGACAATGAATGACCGAGGGTTACCGCCGAGTTCTATTGATCTACTCAAGGGATACTTGCTAACTAAAATGACTGATGTCCAACGAAACAGCGCAAATGAGACTTGGCGTAACCGAATCCAAGATCTGGAAAATCTCGGCAAGAACGAGGCCGAAAACGCCATCAAAGCGTGGTTGCGCAGTCAGCACGCCAGTAGACCGATCGATTTTGGCTACATTGGTAATAAATTCCACCGCTGGGTTCGTAACCAAGCAAGTGAATTGGGCCTTATATCAAGTAACAATTTTGCAGACTTTATCGAAATAGACTTTAAATTTTATAGCGACTGGTATTGCCGCCTGCAAGAGGCTGCCAAATCGCTTACACATGGGCTTGAATGTGTCTATTACAATGCACAACACAAATTCACGCTTCAGTATCCAGTGTTGTTAGCTCCATTGCAGATAGGTGAACCGGAAGCAGAAAGTATTCGGAAGATACAGATCGTTGCTAGATACCTTGACATCCTGATCCATCGATATATCTGGAATTTCCGCCCTACAGAGGAGAAAAGTATGGAAAAATCCATGTTTTCACTCATGCGCGACATTCGGGTTAAGAAGGTTGATGAATTAACTGAATTATTGTATGAGAAACTTAAGGGAGATGACGTGACTTTCGCTCACAATAGTCGGTATGGGTTGCAGCGTGGTAAGCCTCCAAAAGTTAAACTTGTACTTGCGCGGATAACAGACTATGTGGAAACCCAATCGGGACAAGACTCGCGTTATCAGGAGTACGTAAAGAACGAGTACGAGATTGAACATATCTGGGCGAATCATCCGGAATATCACGAAGAAGAATTCTCTCATGAAGTCGATTTTCTGGAATATCGTGACCGCATTGGAGGCTTACTACTTCTGCCCTCAAAGCGGAATAAAAACTTCAGCAATCGATCTTATGAGGATAAATTAGAGGATTACCTCAAGGAAAATCTACTCGCGCAAAGCCTCCATGAGCGAACCTACGAACGAAAGCCTGGTTTTCAGAAATTCATTCAAAGGAGCCACTTAAAGTTCAGCCCATGTTCTAACTTCAAGAAGGCGGACCTTGACGGCCGACAAAAACTCTATCAACAACTCGCCAAGCGGATATGGAACCCAGAGAGGTTAAGAATACCTCATGGCGAGGAACCGGAAATAACAGTTGATTTTGATAGTGACCTGCAGCAACGGACAATAACTCCGGAGCAAGCGTGGACAAGCAATCGGATTAGAGAAGAGTTAGTCCCTCAAGAACGTAGAGAATACTATGAAACGCAGCTTAAGAATAAAGTCCTAGATATTTATGCACGATTTGCTGAACTCCTGAATTTGGTTGAAGAAAAGGAGTGGAAGTTAACCCCCAAATTTCAGCAAGCTTACTGTGCTCTTTACGTGGGCAGTAAACGTATATTTGGTGTTACCTTTTATGGAGCACCCCAATTCGCGGTTTGGATAGAAAAGAAAGAGGCAGAACGTTTGAGCAAACACTGTGAATTTCAACGTTATGACGATCAACATGGTAAGGCTGTTTATCCCGTGCATACATTAGTTGATGAACTTCTCCCCATATTTGAGTCTGTTTGTCCTCAAGAGGTTAAATTGGCTCCACCAGAGGATTTGATCGCGCAAGCAAAGCAGGCGTTGCTTGACAAAGGTATGACTCAAGAAGAAATTGACCAATTTTTACCGGGATAA
- a CDS encoding tetratricopeptide repeat protein codes for MRYIKPIVWLIFILSGASGLIYQVIWMRQLTLIFGSTVFATSTVLTAFMAGLALGSYYFGRKIDESTGRGEVTAPLRMYALLEAGIGAFCLVWPLILAALGAIYVLIHRNVTSEFYTLSLIRFVLTFGVILIPSTLMGGTLPVLTRFFVKRLEQLGTNIGILYALNTFGAVAGTVAAGFFLIEALGIRWTLGVGIAINFAVAAVALALAQKGAGIEDISNQQETKMEEERDDGGDTESQEIPIVDSHLALWAIGISGFCALAYEVLWTRIMVFFLGSTTYAFATMLAAFLFGIALGSMVFSRWVDRIKQPIAVFGIVQLGIGLFALILMPAFEELYGMSQAFQSTFGASRFWAFFSCFLVMCLPTFLMGASFPLVTKIYTGNARQLGRSIGNVYAVNTVGSILGAFCAGFILIPLLGIRPSIVLTVALNTGIGCFLVLRGGSRETETGKSLLQGIGVGMPALNAGLAVILLLTLNQPLFLKSTIFKTQRPGDILIDYNEEVDATVTTLKDDEGVYRLYVDTNQAADASRWDSPSHRVIAHLPLLLHPRPKQALVVGFGMGLTSHSITQHGVRVDAIELSSGVISAAQKHFTHINGNVFENPQFNYRLNDGRNHILMTKTKYDMISTGIIHPLVSAGSSNIYTADFYRLCRRILSEDGIMCQWVPLHRLPEAHYKMIVRTFIEVFPHTTLWYKYTPDFVILIGTPEPLRIDYKNFMARAQIASIREGLAADDLDGPSLLDSFMMGPEAVRTYAGVGPIHTDNRPRLEFFRGVDLVGTTAQNVKGMSEYRERVLPYLENYGVTLAEKGTVREKLDTYFSATQRLIRGQIAYASGQYQNAASLMNDAVQRNPADETIRYNFGVVAGLIREGEQEELRQIEKQVQQTMAQNPEDLQGHLHLATLYEMQGELGKATRELEELLRRDPKRFEVYLLLGPLYERQERYKDALRTYERLEQQETTSQLPAPIFAAMSQLHLQLENLREAEKYAKKGIAVDANSWRSHYILGNVYAAMNQPQKQIESYGNALEVLDEIARVTADPSDLLSTREQIQNELEQLRK; via the coding sequence ATGCGATACATCAAACCCATCGTTTGGCTCATCTTTATTCTTTCCGGTGCCAGTGGACTCATTTATCAAGTCATCTGGATGCGGCAACTCACGCTCATCTTTGGGAGCACTGTTTTCGCAACGAGTACTGTCCTGACAGCGTTTATGGCAGGACTCGCACTCGGGAGCTACTACTTCGGTCGGAAGATCGACGAAAGCACAGGTAGGGGCGAGGTGACCGCGCCCCTACGGATGTATGCACTTCTGGAAGCCGGTATCGGTGCGTTCTGCCTTGTCTGGCCCCTTATTCTCGCGGCACTCGGCGCGATCTATGTCCTTATCCATCGCAACGTCACATCGGAATTTTATACCCTTTCGCTGATTCGGTTTGTGCTAACGTTCGGAGTCATCTTAATTCCCTCTACATTGATGGGCGGCACACTCCCCGTGCTCACCCGATTTTTTGTGAAAAGACTGGAACAACTCGGCACGAACATCGGAATCCTGTATGCACTGAACACGTTCGGTGCCGTTGCTGGAACTGTAGCGGCAGGATTTTTCCTGATTGAGGCACTGGGTATCCGATGGACGCTCGGTGTCGGTATCGCTATCAATTTCGCTGTCGCAGCGGTTGCATTAGCGTTGGCACAGAAGGGAGCAGGAATAGAAGATATTAGCAATCAGCAAGAGACTAAAATGGAAGAGGAAAGAGATGATGGCGGAGATACCGAGAGCCAAGAGATTCCGATAGTTGACAGTCATTTGGCGTTATGGGCAATAGGCATCTCCGGGTTCTGTGCTTTGGCGTATGAAGTATTATGGACCCGCATTATGGTCTTCTTCCTTGGGAGCACGACGTATGCGTTTGCGACGATGCTTGCGGCGTTTCTGTTCGGTATTGCGTTGGGGAGCATGGTGTTTTCGCGCTGGGTCGACCGCATTAAACAACCGATCGCAGTCTTTGGTATCGTTCAACTCGGTATCGGGCTCTTCGCGCTTATCTTAATGCCGGCGTTTGAGGAGTTGTACGGAATGAGCCAAGCGTTCCAATCTACTTTCGGTGCGAGCAGATTTTGGGCATTCTTCTCCTGTTTTCTTGTGATGTGTTTGCCGACGTTTTTGATGGGCGCGAGTTTCCCGCTCGTGACGAAGATTTACACCGGCAACGCACGCCAATTGGGCAGGAGTATCGGAAACGTCTATGCAGTCAACACGGTTGGAAGCATTTTGGGGGCGTTTTGTGCCGGGTTTATCCTCATTCCGCTTTTGGGCATTCGACCGAGCATCGTGCTGACGGTCGCTTTAAACACGGGCATCGGGTGTTTCCTTGTTTTAAGAGGCGGGTCGCGGGAAACCGAAACAGGAAAATCGCTCCTACAAGGCATAGGCGTAGGAATGCCGGCTCTCAATGCCGGGTTGGCTGTGATTCTCTTGCTTACGCTGAACCAACCGCTTTTTCTCAAGAGCACTATCTTCAAAACGCAACGTCCCGGTGACATACTCATTGATTACAACGAAGAGGTAGATGCCACAGTAACGACGTTAAAAGACGATGAAGGGGTCTACCGCCTCTATGTCGATACAAATCAAGCCGCAGATGCCTCGCGCTGGGATTCACCCTCGCATCGCGTCATTGCACATCTACCGCTGTTGTTGCACCCACGTCCGAAACAGGCACTCGTCGTCGGATTCGGTATGGGGCTGACCTCGCATTCAATCACACAGCACGGTGTACGGGTTGACGCAATAGAATTGTCCAGTGGGGTGATTTCCGCCGCGCAAAAGCATTTCACGCACATTAATGGAAATGTGTTTGAAAATCCGCAGTTCAATTATAGACTCAATGACGGACGAAATCACATCCTGATGACGAAAACGAAATACGACATGATCTCAACAGGTATTATCCATCCGCTTGTGAGTGCGGGGAGTTCCAATATCTATACAGCGGACTTTTACCGCCTGTGTCGTCGGATTCTGAGTGAAGATGGGATTATGTGTCAGTGGGTGCCGTTGCATCGCTTACCGGAGGCGCACTACAAGATGATTGTGCGCACCTTCATTGAAGTGTTCCCACATACGACGCTCTGGTACAAATACACGCCTGATTTTGTAATTCTCATTGGTACACCGGAGCCGCTCCGAATCGACTACAAAAACTTCATGGCACGCGCACAGATCGCGAGTATCCGTGAAGGGCTTGCTGCCGATGACCTTGACGGTCCGTCGCTGCTCGATTCATTCATGATGGGACCCGAAGCCGTGCGTACATACGCCGGTGTTGGACCCATTCACACAGACAACCGTCCCCGATTAGAATTCTTCCGTGGGGTAGACCTTGTAGGGACGACAGCACAAAACGTTAAAGGAATGTCAGAATATCGGGAGCGAGTGTTGCCTTACCTTGAAAACTACGGTGTAACACTCGCAGAGAAAGGGACCGTTCGAGAGAAACTCGACACCTACTTCAGCGCCACGCAGCGGTTAATCCGTGGACAGATTGCTTACGCGAGTGGACAGTACCAGAATGCGGCATCCCTTATGAACGATGCTGTCCAACGCAATCCTGCTGACGAAACAATCCGCTATAATTTCGGTGTCGTCGCGGGCTTAATCCGTGAGGGTGAACAGGAAGAACTCCGACAGATTGAAAAGCAGGTCCAGCAAACGATGGCGCAAAATCCTGAGGACCTTCAAGGACACCTCCATTTGGCAACGTTGTATGAGATGCAAGGTGAACTTGGAAAGGCAACGAGAGAGCTGGAGGAATTGCTCAGACGCGATCCGAAGAGATTTGAGGTCTACCTACTCTTAGGTCCCCTATATGAACGTCAAGAACGATATAAGGACGCACTTCGGACCTACGAACGACTTGAACAACAGGAAACAACTTCGCAACTGCCTGCCCCCATTTTTGCGGCTATGTCGCAGCTGCACCTGCAATTGGAAAATTTGAGGGAAGCCGAAAAATACGCAAAGAAAGGCATTGCTGTAGATGCCAATTCCTGGCGTTCCCATTACATCCTTGGAAACGTCTACGCCGCCATGAATCAACCGCAAAAACAGATAGAGTCCTACGGCAATGCCTTGGAAGTACTTGATGAAATTGCCCGTGTTACTGCAGACCCGAGTGATCTACTGAGCACCAGAGAACAGATTCAGAATGAACTTGAGCAGCTTAGAAAATAA
- a CDS encoding Uma2 family endonuclease, producing the protein MAKIIGTAPTLVYPESDGEPMAETGRHVRNLLDMIDMIDWHFRDVPDVHVSGNMFLYYEEGNRRKVTSPDVFMVRGVSKKPLRTYKTWEQHPYLDFVLELASPSTFARDFAEKELIYEQILRVTEYYIYDPYYEIGPSFIGFRLVSGSYEEIDFVEGHLPSEVLGLALGERDGDLRLYDPAKDVWIGPGRERAAEAETRAGEAETRVQEEADARQAAENLAAQETHARQAAEAELEKLREVLKRLKTSE; encoded by the coding sequence ATGGCGAAAATAATAGGGACTGCCCCGACACTCGTCTATCCCGAATCAGACGGTGAGCCGATGGCAGAAACAGGAAGACACGTCAGAAACCTCCTGGATATGATTGATATGATAGACTGGCATTTTAGAGACGTTCCGGATGTGCATGTATCCGGGAATATGTTCCTCTACTACGAAGAAGGCAACCGGCGTAAAGTTACCTCCCCGGATGTATTTATGGTCCGGGGGGTATCGAAAAAGCCACTCCGGACTTACAAGACCTGGGAGCAACACCCCTATCTTGACTTTGTATTGGAACTGGCAAGTCCGAGTACGTTTGCAAGAGACTTCGCTGAGAAGGAGTTGATCTATGAGCAGATCCTGCGGGTCACGGAGTATTATATCTACGATCCGTATTACGAGATAGGACCGTCTTTTATTGGCTTTCGTCTTGTCAGTGGTTCTTATGAAGAAATAGACTTCGTAGAGGGGCATCTTCCATCTGAGGTATTGGGATTAGCGTTAGGGGAACGTGACGGAGACCTGCGTCTATATGATCCTGCCAAGGATGTGTGGATCGGTCCGGGGCGTGAACGTGCCGCTGAAGCAGAGACCCGGGCGGGTGAAGCAGAAACCCGCGTGCAAGAAGAAGCCGATGCCCGACAGGCGGCAGAAAACCTTGCTGCACAAGAAACCCATGCCAGACAAGCAGCGGAAGCCGAACTCGAAAAACTGCGTGAAGTCCTCAAACGTTTAAAAACTTCCGAATAA
- a CDS encoding T9SS type A sorting domain-containing protein, with product MQSIQKQHIFAVVLIFCAVFFVIPHNTSAQTVNIPDPDLRAAINEELGKPKNAAVTRAEMTTLRELRANNRDISDLTGLEAATNLRYLELENNLISDLSPLAGLIRLHDLRLEHNVISDLLPLKSLSDLRGLSIHHNIISDLSPLAGLTKLEWIGMSDNVIADLAPLSGLISLRNFHGWGTPVINIEGITRLPRLREINVCGGEISDLSPLGEAKGLTELYLPGNGVTDLSPLAGLTNLKRLSFKNNDIFDLSPLENLPNLTWVDLHHNQISDVSPLANIHGLTWVDLGENQIADVSSLVDLENLNWLGLNGNTIPDETIFDRFSERTAISHSNFVNTAFPEAGPKIVGPWLWTIVPGNWLEKNTDLIARATQGAGSEVKVATFGATEGKAVGDSEWEAHRLAPTGGDNINEMTDALGWGSGSEIYEHVVYGTVTLNSPRRQETTMLVGSDDGVKVWLNGELVHYNPVARGAGDYQDAFPVTLKQGTNVLLVAVDNRGHGGFSGFFGFAKDTDYTVNPIGKKFTVQIPSWDVNRDGMTDILDLILVGQDFGKARSANARTDVNRDGKRNITDLVLVAQHLGELSGVSAAPSTLARHHLKLDPAIIRTWITHAQLENDGSLAFQQGIANLQRLLAVLIPEKTALLTNYPNPFNPETWIPYQLSEPAEVTLRIYAVNGTLVRTLHLGHQTAGIYQEKSRAAYWDGTNELGEPVASGVYFYTLTAGEFTATRKMLITK from the coding sequence ATGCAATCAATCCAAAAACAACACATTTTTGCTGTTGTCCTTATATTTTGTGCTGTATTTTTCGTAATTCCACACAACACATCGGCACAAACCGTCAATATTCCTGATCCGGATCTGCGCGCTGCGATTAACGAAGAACTCGGCAAACCGAAAAATGCCGCTGTCACCCGGGCAGAGATGACAACCTTAAGAGAACTGCGGGCAAATAACAGGGATATCAGCGACCTGACTGGACTTGAAGCCGCAACAAACTTGCGATACTTAGAACTTGAGAATAACTTGATATCCGACCTGAGCCCACTTGCAGGTCTCATCCGATTACACGATCTGAGATTAGAGCACAACGTGATCAGCGACCTGTTGCCGCTCAAGTCACTTAGCGACCTTAGAGGCTTATCCATCCATCACAATATTATATCTGATTTATCGCCCTTGGCGGGGTTAACGAAACTGGAGTGGATAGGCATGTCGGACAACGTCATCGCAGACCTTGCCCCCTTGTCTGGACTGATCAGTCTCCGAAATTTTCACGGTTGGGGAACCCCTGTCATCAACATTGAGGGTATCACGCGATTACCGAGACTCCGGGAGATAAATGTGTGTGGCGGTGAAATCTCCGACCTCTCACCGCTTGGGGAAGCAAAGGGTTTAACCGAACTCTATCTGCCTGGAAACGGGGTAACAGACCTTTCGCCCTTGGCAGGGTTGACCAACTTGAAACGCCTCAGTTTTAAAAATAACGACATTTTCGATCTGTCGCCCCTTGAAAACTTGCCGAATCTGACCTGGGTAGACCTCCATCATAATCAAATATCGGACGTATCTCCGCTCGCGAATATTCATGGGTTAACCTGGGTGGATCTCGGCGAGAATCAAATAGCAGACGTGTCCTCGCTTGTTGATTTAGAAAACCTTAACTGGCTCGGACTCAATGGGAATACGATACCAGATGAGACGATCTTCGACAGATTTTCGGAACGAACAGCCATCTCGCACTCTAATTTCGTGAATACGGCATTCCCGGAAGCTGGACCGAAAATTGTGGGCCCCTGGCTGTGGACGATCGTCCCGGGGAATTGGCTTGAGAAAAACACCGACCTGATCGCAAGAGCCACCCAGGGAGCCGGATCGGAGGTCAAGGTCGCCACGTTCGGGGCGACGGAAGGTAAAGCCGTGGGGGATAGTGAATGGGAAGCCCACAGACTGGCACCCACCGGCGGAGATAATATCAACGAAATGACGGATGCCCTCGGCTGGGGATCGGGTTCCGAAATATACGAGCACGTCGTCTACGGCACTGTAACGCTCAATTCGCCGCGCAGACAGGAAACAACGATGCTCGTCGGTAGCGATGACGGGGTCAAGGTCTGGCTCAACGGGGAACTGGTTCACTACAATCCTGTCGCCCGGGGTGCCGGTGATTACCAAGATGCCTTTCCTGTCACCTTGAAGCAGGGCACAAACGTCCTGTTAGTTGCTGTTGACAATCGCGGGCATGGCGGGTTCAGTGGGTTCTTCGGGTTCGCGAAAGACACCGACTATACCGTGAACCCGATCGGGAAGAAATTTACCGTCCAAATCCCCTCGTGGGACGTGAACAGAGATGGTATGACAGACATCCTGGACCTGATTCTCGTAGGACAGGATTTCGGAAAAGCGAGGTCGGCTAACGCACGCACGGATGTCAATCGCGATGGAAAACGGAACATCACAGACCTCGTCCTCGTCGCACAACACCTCGGTGAACTCAGCGGAGTCTCGGCTGCCCCCTCTACGCTCGCGCGACATCATCTAAAATTAGACCCAGCGATCATACGGACCTGGATAACACACGCGCAGCTTGAAAACGACGGTTCGCTGGCATTCCAACAAGGCATCGCGAACCTCCAACGCCTTTTGGCAGTATTGATCCCAGAAAAGACTGCATTACTGACGAATTATCCGAATCCGTTCAACCCGGAGACATGGATACCGTATCAACTCTCTGAACCCGCTGAGGTTACCTTGCGTATCTACGCCGTGAATGGAACATTGGTTCGGACGTTGCATCTCGGACATCAAACTGCGGGGATATATCAAGAAAAAAGCCGTGCGGCGTATTGGGACGGGACAAACGAACTCGGTGAACCTGTGGCGAGTGGTGTCTATTTCTACACCCTCACCGCGGGCGAGTTTACTGCCACGCGCAAGATGCTCATAACGAAATAA
- a CDS encoding Uma2 family endonuclease codes for MQENIGAAPKLQSGAVHKHIVEYPESDGEPMAETPKHQQVMIDCMDTLRRHFREVPDVFIAGNMFLYYEEGNPRKSISPDVFMVQGVSEKDIRTYKTWEHPPTLDFVLEVASPSTIENDLTRKKEIYATILRVKEYYIYDPYHESDPFFIGFRLVGEVYQEIPFVDGRLSSRVLGLELGESDGLLRLYNPVTSVWLLPSQERVDAAETRANAAETRASQESIARQTLEVELAAARAALKQLQTSEESESGGTS; via the coding sequence ATGCAAGAAAACATAGGTGCTGCCCCGAAACTCCAAAGCGGCGCAGTCCACAAGCATATAGTGGAATACCCCGAATCAGACGGAGAACCGATGGCAGAAACCCCGAAGCATCAACAGGTGATGATAGATTGTATGGATACCCTCCGAAGACATTTCCGTGAGGTTCCAGATGTGTTTATCGCAGGCAATATGTTCCTGTATTACGAAGAAGGGAATCCCCGGAAGAGCATCTCCCCGGACGTGTTCATGGTTCAAGGGGTCTCTGAAAAAGATATCCGAACCTATAAAACTTGGGAACACCCGCCGACGCTTGATTTTGTGTTAGAGGTTGCGAGTCCGAGCACCATTGAAAACGACCTGACAAGAAAAAAGGAGATTTACGCCACGATTCTTCGGGTCAAAGAGTATTACATCTACGATCCGTATCATGAGAGTGATCCGTTTTTTATCGGTTTTCGGCTTGTCGGTGAAGTCTATCAAGAAATACCCTTTGTGGATGGACGCCTCTCTTCCAGGGTGTTGGGTTTAGAGTTAGGCGAGTCTGATGGGCTGCTGCGGTTGTATAACCCCGTTACCTCCGTGTGGCTACTCCCGTCTCAAGAACGCGTAGACGCGGCGGAGACCCGTGCTAACGCGGCGGAAACTCGCGCATCACAAGAATCTATCGCACGTCAAACCCTTGAAGTCGAACTCGCTGCAGCGCGCGCAGCCCTGAAACAACTACAAACTTCCGAAGAATCCGAATCAGGAGGAACATCGTGA